The sequence CCATCGCAGCCTCATTCTTCGGCAGCGGCTACAACGGTCCCCGCGAGCACATTGGAACTCCAGCGCAATGAGACTTGGGCATTCTTCAGTTGTTATCGATGTCCACATTCCTGGTTTCTTTCAGGCAAATCAGCCCGACAATCAAACTCACCCCGGTAATCACCACCGGGTACCACAAGCCGTAGAAGATATCGCCGGTGTACACCACCAAGGCAAACGATACCGTCGGCAGGAAGCCGCCGAACCAGCCGTTGCCGATGTGGTAGGGCAGGGACATCGAGGTGTAGCGGATGCGGGTGGGGAACAGTTCCACCATCAGCGCCGCCAGCGGTCCGTAGCACATCGCAGCGATAAGGATCAGCGCGACGATCAGCACCACCACCATGGTTTTGTTGACCTGTGCTACATCGGCCGATTGCGGGTAACCCGCCAGTGTCACCGCACCTTTCAGGGCGGCCTCGTCATAGCCGTCGATACGCACGTCACCCACGCTCACTTGCACCGCACTGCCCGCTGGGGCCGCAGCACTGTGGTAGGGCAGGCCCTGTTTCACCAGGAAGGTCTTGACCTTGTCGCACGGGCTGTCGAAACGCGCCTTGCCCACCGGGTCGAACTGGAAGGTGCAGGTGGCCGGGTCCGCCAATACGGTGATGGGCGCCTGGGTACTGGCCTGGTCCATCGCCGGGTTGGTGTAGTGGGCCAGGCCCTTGAAGATCGGAAAGTACAGCGCGGTGGCCAGCAGCAGGCCGACCATCAGCACCGGCTTGCGCCCCAGCTTGTCCGACAGCCAGCCGAAGAAGATAAAGAATGGTGCACCGATCACCACACTGATGATCAGCAGCATATTGGCCAGGGCCGGGTCCATCTTCAGGAACTGGGTGAGGAAGAACAGCACATAGAACTGCGCGGCGTAGAACGTCACGGCTTGCCCGGCGTTGATGCTGAACAGGGCGATCAGCACCACCTTGAGGTTTTCCCACTTACCGAAGGACTCGCGGATCGGCGCCTTGCTGGTCTTGCCTTCTTCTTTCATTTTCAGGAAGGCCGGCGACTCATGCAGGCTCATGCGGATCCAGGTGGAGACCCCCAGCAGCACGATCGACAGCAGGAACGGCAGGCGCCAGCCCCAGACTTCGAATTGGTCACCGGTGAAGTAACGGCAGGCCAGTACGACCAGCAACGACAGCAGCAGGCCGAGAGTGGCGGTGGACTGAATCCAACTGGTGTGGAAGCCGCGCTTGCCGGCCGGTGCGTGCTCAGCCACGTAAGTGGCCGCGCCGCCATACTCGCCGCCCAGGGCCAGGCCCTGAAGCATGCGCAGCGCCACCAGAATGATCGGCGCGGCGATGCCGATGCTCGAATAAGTGGGCAGCAGGCCGACGCAAAAAGTCGCCAGGCCCATCAGGATAATGGTGGCGAGGAAGGTGTATTTGCGCCCAATCATGTCCCCCAGTCGACCGAACACCAGCGCGCCAAACGGGCGCACCACAAAGCCTGCCGCAAAGGCCATCAGCGCAAAGATGAACGCTGTGGTGTCGTTGACCCCGGCAAAGAATTGCTTGCTGATCACCGCCGCGAGGGCGCCATACAGGAAAAAGTCATACCACTCGAACACCGTCCCCAAGGAGGAGGCGAAGATGACTTTTTGCGTGTCGTTACTGGATCGCACGCCGATAACGGGGTCCAGGGGTTGAGCATGTTCTGACATTGGGTAGCCCTCACAGTGATTATTTATTGTTGTTCCACTGTCGACGCCGGATCGGCGCCGCTGTTCAGATTGCGGTAACGAGTTCTTTCTCCGGGGCGAAGCTCCTTGTGTTCGGCGAAAGGATTAGCTGCGCGGCTTTTTCCGCGATCATCAGCGTCGGTGAGCAGGTGTTGCCGGAGGTGATGCGCGGCATGATCGAGGCATCGGCGATACGCAGGCCGGGGACGCCATGCACCCGCAATTGCGCGTCGACCACGGCGTCCTTGTCACTGCCCATGCGGCAGGTGCCCACCGGGTGAAAGATGGTGGTGCCGATCCGCGCGGCGGCTTCTTGCAGTTGTTCGTCACTCTGCAATTCTTCGCCGGGCAAGTACTCCACTGGGTTGAATTGACGCAGCGCAGGTGCGCCGACGATACGTCGGGTCAGACGAATCGCGTCGGCGGCGACCCGCAAGTCTTCCGGATGGCTGAGGTAGTTAGGGCGGATCAGCGGCGCATCAGCCGGATTGGCCGAGCGAATATCGATGCGTCCACGGCTTTGCGGACGCAGGTCACAGACCGACGCGGTAAAGGCCGGGAAGGCGTGCAAGGGCTCGCCGAAGCGCTCCAGGGACAGCGGCTGCACGTGGTATTCGAGGTTGGCCGAGGTCTGCTCCGGCCCCGAGCGTGCAAACGCGCCAAGCTGGCTGGGCGCCATGGACAGTGGGCCGCTGCGGTCGTAGAGGTAACGCAAACCCATGCCCATCTTGCCCCACAACGTGCCG is a genomic window of Pseudomonas sp. ADAK18 containing:
- a CDS encoding MFS transporter translates to MSEHAQPLDPVIGVRSSNDTQKVIFASSLGTVFEWYDFFLYGALAAVISKQFFAGVNDTTAFIFALMAFAAGFVVRPFGALVFGRLGDMIGRKYTFLATIILMGLATFCVGLLPTYSSIGIAAPIILVALRMLQGLALGGEYGGAATYVAEHAPAGKRGFHTSWIQSTATLGLLLSLLVVLACRYFTGDQFEVWGWRLPFLLSIVLLGVSTWIRMSLHESPAFLKMKEEGKTSKAPIRESFGKWENLKVVLIALFSINAGQAVTFYAAQFYVLFFLTQFLKMDPALANMLLIISVVIGAPFFIFFGWLSDKLGRKPVLMVGLLLATALYFPIFKGLAHYTNPAMDQASTQAPITVLADPATCTFQFDPVGKARFDSPCDKVKTFLVKQGLPYHSAAAPAGSAVQVSVGDVRIDGYDEAALKGAVTLAGYPQSADVAQVNKTMVVVLIVALILIAAMCYGPLAALMVELFPTRIRYTSMSLPYHIGNGWFGGFLPTVSFALVVYTGDIFYGLWYPVVITGVSLIVGLICLKETRNVDIDNN